A single window of Sulfurovum sp. UBA12169 DNA harbors:
- a CDS encoding Fe-S cluster assembly protein SufD, with translation MKPITLQHKNIEELRALFKASAQKDLLLEKFSELGMPNAKSEAYHYFDIEALMEQEYKTTTFIPKEIKEHDRIEIEDGIVKTAPKGIRVYYGEYNHADMTHFDPLYYLGHLLAPSIIIIELDGDAEVELLHRFTKPHTLIAYRLVIKNQSNRHATLYETFEGENAKESLVLYGYDMHIAKDSSLRVLKNQTAYAPHYTMIASHKISVEKQANMVFKSFDFGDASALTLLKVDLDTSAHMEAGHLLYIGGQAKRGIVSRIVHKGEHASSHQEAKNILDENARGIFDALIKVEHTAKYTKAHQNSKAILLGENAYMVTRPQLEIYIDELEASHGATTGQLDKKQLFYLQSRGISQIDAQKILVIAFANTLIEKIKDTRNQERIKVSFEEAFYASSRTKSLKETAQ, from the coding sequence ATGAAACCCATAACGCTTCAGCATAAAAACATAGAGGAGTTGCGAGCCCTCTTCAAAGCAAGCGCACAAAAAGATTTATTGCTGGAAAAATTTAGCGAACTTGGCATGCCCAACGCAAAAAGTGAAGCCTATCATTATTTTGACATAGAAGCCCTGATGGAGCAAGAGTACAAAACCACCACTTTTATCCCAAAAGAAATAAAAGAACATGACAGAATAGAGATTGAAGACGGGATTGTCAAGACCGCCCCCAAGGGGATACGGGTCTATTATGGCGAATACAATCATGCAGATATGACACATTTTGATCCTCTCTATTATTTGGGCCATCTTTTAGCTCCATCAATAATTATCATAGAACTGGACGGAGATGCAGAGGTTGAACTTTTGCATCGCTTTACAAAACCTCATACTCTTATTGCTTATCGTTTAGTCATCAAAAATCAAAGCAACAGACATGCAACACTCTATGAGACATTTGAAGGAGAGAACGCTAAAGAATCGCTTGTACTTTACGGTTACGACATGCATATTGCGAAAGACAGCTCCCTAAGAGTTTTGAAAAACCAAACTGCCTATGCCCCGCACTATACCATGATCGCCTCTCACAAAATCTCGGTAGAAAAACAGGCCAATATGGTCTTTAAGAGTTTTGATTTTGGGGACGCATCTGCACTCACGTTGCTCAAAGTAGATTTGGACACCTCCGCACACATGGAAGCCGGACATCTGCTCTATATTGGGGGTCAGGCCAAAAGAGGTATTGTCTCACGGATTGTCCACAAAGGCGAACATGCAAGCTCGCATCAGGAAGCTAAAAATATCCTTGATGAAAATGCAAGAGGAATTTTCGATGCACTTATCAAAGTCGAACATACCGCCAAATACACCAAAGCCCATCAAAATTCTAAAGCGATTTTGCTGGGAGAAAATGCCTACATGGTTACCAGGCCGCAATTAGAGATTTATATAGATGAGCTTGAAGCTTCACACGGAGCCACCACCGGACAACTTGACAAAAAACAGTTATTTTATTTGCAGTCTCGAGGCATCTCTCAAATCGACGCCCAAAAAATACTTGTGATAGCCTTTGCGAATACTTTGATAGAAAAAATTAAAGATACCAGAAATCAAGAACGCATTAAAGTGAGTTTTGAAGAAGCATTTTATGCATCAAGCAGAACAAAGTCTCTGAAAGAAACGGCTCAATAG
- a CDS encoding FeS assembly SUF system protein: protein MTNETMKEKVIEQLKNIYDPEIPVNIYDLGLIYDVDCRTDTETKRKKCKVKMTLTSATCSMSETIVNLVRSISYRVDELEELHVDLVFDPPWGQEKMSDEAKLQLGLL, encoded by the coding sequence ATGACAAATGAAACCATGAAAGAAAAAGTTATTGAACAACTGAAAAATATCTATGATCCTGAAATCCCGGTCAACATCTATGACCTTGGATTGATCTATGATGTAGATTGCCGGACCGATACGGAAACCAAACGTAAAAAATGCAAAGTTAAAATGACGCTTACCTCTGCAACCTGCTCGATGTCTGAAACAATAGTCAATCTGGTGCGCAGTATCAGCTATCGCGTAGATGAACTTGAGGAGTTGCATGTTGACCTGGTGTTTGATCCTCCATGGGGACAAGAAAAAATGAGCGACGAAGCAAAGCTGCAATTGGGGCTTTTATAA
- a CDS encoding DEAD/DEAH box helicase, with protein MKFTDFNLKESIQDAIKEAGFTEPSPVQKEAIPLVLAGHDIIAQAQTGTGKTAAFGLPIMSMMKADGSVEGLVIVPTRELAMQVSDELYRFGKLSNLKTATVYGGTAYAKQIERINQASIVVATPGRLQDLLMSKKIKLNPHFVVLDEADEMLDMGFLDEIKNIFTFLAKDRQTLMFSATMPKAIRKLAEEILLEPKTVSITKSESTNTSITQFYYVVEEKERDDALVRLIDFKNPNKCIIFCRMKKEVDRLVAHLTAQGFKVSGLHGDMEQKQREVTIKAFKQGGIDIFVATDVAARGLDVNDVTHVFNYHIPFDSESYVHRIGRTGRGGKTGEAITLVTPNELKTIKRIEKDVGTTMATEVIPTRQEVQNVKEDELIAKIAGTQITESAIKLVKTLQHDLDIVTIAHLLASMIQSENAILGKDKIGLTLDQIATAIERIRNERSPSSNRNRSRGRSGNDSSRRRSSGGGDKSRSGHPSRERSSQGRASRNGGQESRS; from the coding sequence ATGAAATTTACAGATTTTAACCTAAAAGAGAGCATCCAGGATGCTATAAAAGAGGCTGGATTTACCGAGCCCAGTCCCGTACAAAAAGAGGCTATACCTCTCGTACTTGCCGGACATGATATCATTGCCCAGGCCCAGACAGGAACAGGAAAGACCGCTGCTTTTGGTCTTCCTATCATGAGTATGATGAAAGCAGACGGTTCCGTTGAAGGTCTAGTCATTGTGCCGACAAGAGAACTTGCCATGCAAGTGAGTGATGAACTTTATCGTTTTGGTAAACTATCAAACCTTAAAACAGCCACAGTGTATGGCGGTACGGCTTATGCAAAACAAATAGAACGTATCAACCAAGCTTCTATCGTGGTAGCAACACCGGGCAGACTTCAAGACCTTCTTATGAGCAAAAAGATCAAACTCAATCCGCATTTTGTGGTGCTGGATGAAGCTGATGAAATGCTTGATATGGGTTTTTTGGATGAGATTAAAAACATTTTTACTTTCCTTGCAAAAGACAGACAAACACTCATGTTCTCTGCTACGATGCCAAAAGCCATCAGAAAACTTGCAGAAGAAATACTTCTGGAGCCAAAAACAGTCTCTATCACAAAAAGCGAGAGCACAAATACCTCTATCACGCAATTTTATTATGTTGTGGAGGAAAAAGAGAGAGACGATGCATTGGTGCGTTTGATAGATTTTAAAAATCCAAATAAATGCATCATCTTCTGCCGTATGAAAAAAGAGGTAGACAGACTTGTTGCACACCTTACTGCCCAAGGATTTAAGGTTTCTGGCTTGCATGGAGACATGGAGCAAAAACAAAGAGAAGTGACCATTAAGGCATTTAAACAGGGCGGGATCGATATCTTTGTTGCTACAGATGTAGCGGCACGTGGGCTTGACGTCAATGATGTTACCCATGTCTTCAACTACCATATTCCTTTTGATTCTGAAAGCTATGTACACCGTATCGGACGTACAGGCCGCGGAGGAAAAACAGGCGAAGCGATTACGTTGGTGACACCCAATGAACTCAAGACCATCAAACGTATCGAAAAAGATGTAGGGACTACCATGGCAACAGAAGTTATCCCTACCCGTCAAGAGGTTCAGAATGTCAAAGAAGATGAACTCATAGCAAAAATTGCCGGTACACAAATTACCGAAAGCGCTATCAAATTGGTTAAGACCCTTCAGCATGATTTGGATATTGTGACGATCGCTCATCTTTTGGCATCTATGATACAAAGTGAAAATGCCATCTTGGGAAAAGACAAGATCGGTCTTACGCTTGATCAGATAGCTACAGCTATAGAGCGAATCAGAAACGAACGAAGTCCAAGCAGCAACAGAAACCGAAGTCGCGGACGAAGCGGAAACGACAGCAGCCGAAGAAGAAGCAGCGGCGGCGGAGACAAAAGCAGAAGCGGACATCCAAGCAGAGAGCGCAGCAGTCAAGGCCGTGCAAGCAGAAATGGCGGACAGGAAAGCCGCAGCTAG
- a CDS encoding Fe-S cluster assembly protein SufB, with translation MMPQKEIHKVVAGEYQLGFEVDIETDTVPPGLNESTICFISAKKREPEWMTQLRLKAFKKWQTMTEPHWAHIEYPPIDYQSISYFSAPKNPPQNLDDVDPKILEAYAKLGIPLDEQKQLQGIAVDAVFDSVSVKTTYSEELNKLGIIFCSISEAIHEHPELIKKYMHSVVPMNDNYFATLNSAVFTDGTFVYIPKGVRCPMELSTYFRINALNTGQFERTLIVADEGSYVSYNEGCSAPTRDENQLHAAVVELIAMKDAQIKYSTIQNWYPGDETGKGGIFNFVTKRGLCQGDHSKISWTQVETGSAITWKYPSCILKGDHSVGEFYSVAVTTLAQQADTGTKMIHLGKNTTSTIVSKGISAMRGQNTYRGLVKIGAHAQGARNFSQCDSLLIGSECGAHTFPTLECKDAKGYIEHEATTSKISDEQLFYLRQRGMSEEDAVSMIVHGFCKEVFGQLPMEYAVEAKALLNLTLEGSVG, from the coding sequence ATGATGCCGCAAAAAGAAATACATAAAGTTGTAGCCGGTGAGTATCAGCTTGGTTTTGAGGTTGATATTGAAACAGACACTGTACCTCCGGGCTTGAATGAAAGCACTATATGCTTTATTTCAGCAAAAAAACGTGAACCTGAATGGATGACACAGCTTCGTCTTAAAGCCTTTAAAAAATGGCAGACAATGACAGAGCCGCATTGGGCGCATATCGAGTATCCCCCTATTGACTATCAGTCCATCTCATACTTTTCTGCCCCAAAAAATCCGCCTCAAAATCTTGACGACGTAGATCCAAAAATTCTTGAAGCGTATGCAAAACTGGGCATACCGCTTGATGAGCAAAAACAGCTTCAAGGCATTGCTGTGGATGCGGTTTTTGATTCTGTTTCGGTCAAAACAACCTATAGCGAAGAGCTCAACAAACTGGGGATTATCTTCTGTTCGATCTCTGAAGCGATACATGAACACCCTGAGCTTATCAAAAAATATATGCATTCGGTAGTACCGATGAATGACAACTATTTTGCCACGCTTAACAGTGCGGTTTTTACGGATGGGACATTTGTGTATATTCCCAAAGGGGTGCGTTGCCCTATGGAGCTGAGTACCTATTTTCGTATCAATGCGCTTAATACGGGGCAATTTGAGCGTACGCTCATTGTTGCCGATGAGGGCAGCTATGTAAGCTACAACGAAGGTTGTTCTGCACCCACAAGGGACGAAAATCAGCTTCATGCAGCCGTCGTTGAACTGATTGCAATGAAAGATGCCCAAATCAAATATTCCACCATTCAAAACTGGTATCCCGGCGACGAAACAGGCAAAGGAGGTATCTTTAATTTTGTAACCAAAAGAGGACTCTGCCAGGGAGATCATTCTAAAATCTCATGGACACAGGTGGAAACAGGATCAGCGATAACATGGAAGTATCCCAGCTGCATTCTCAAAGGCGATCATTCTGTGGGCGAATTTTATTCTGTAGCGGTTACAACCCTTGCCCAGCAGGCCGATACGGGAACAAAGATGATCCATCTGGGCAAAAACACCACATCTACTATCGTCTCCAAAGGAATTTCTGCCATGAGAGGGCAAAATACCTATAGAGGGCTGGTCAAAATCGGCGCGCATGCCCAAGGCGCAAGGAATTTTAGCCAATGCGATTCTCTGCTCATAGGAAGCGAATGCGGGGCGCACACCTTTCCGACTCTCGAATGCAAAGATGCCAAAGGGTATATAGAGCATGAAGCAACCACTTCTAAAATCAGCGATGAACAGCTCTTTTATCTCAGACAGCGCGGAATGAGCGAAGAGGATGCTGTCTCCATGATAGTACACGGCTTCTGTAAAGAGGTGTTTGGCCAGCTTCCCATGGAGTATGCGGTAGAAGCCAAGGCGTTATTAAATTTAACACTAGAAGGGAGTGTAGGATAA
- the sufC gene encoding Fe-S cluster assembly ATPase SufC yields the protein MIKIENLKATIGSKEILKGLNLTLEEGKVHAIMGPNGAGKSTLSKAIVGHYDIEITGGDITYKNHSIIKMKPEERALEGIFLSFQNPVEIPGVNNAYFLRTALNAKRKYEGKEELNAAEFLRLMKEHLEGLGMKSDMISRSLNEGFSGGEKKRNEILQMLILEPEVIILDEIDSGLDIDALRAVSEGINKMKNGKRSFLVITHYSRILDYIKPDYIHVLKDGRIIKTAGPELVAQLEAEGYESIKDESR from the coding sequence ATGATAAAAATAGAAAATCTCAAAGCAACTATCGGTTCAAAAGAGATACTCAAGGGGCTCAATCTCACACTTGAAGAAGGAAAAGTGCACGCAATTATGGGGCCCAACGGGGCAGGCAAATCCACTCTTTCAAAGGCCATTGTGGGCCACTATGATATAGAGATCACCGGCGGAGATATTACCTATAAAAATCACAGCATTATAAAAATGAAACCCGAAGAGAGAGCCTTGGAGGGTATCTTTTTAAGCTTTCAAAACCCCGTAGAGATCCCCGGCGTAAACAATGCCTATTTTTTAAGAACCGCACTCAATGCCAAACGTAAATATGAAGGCAAAGAAGAGCTCAATGCTGCTGAATTTTTAAGACTCATGAAAGAACATCTTGAAGGCCTCGGAATGAAATCCGACATGATAAGCCGCTCTCTCAATGAAGGCTTCTCGGGAGGAGAAAAAAAACGTAATGAGATTTTGCAAATGCTTATCCTGGAACCTGAAGTGATCATTCTTGATGAGATTGATTCGGGATTGGATATCGATGCACTAAGAGCCGTTTCTGAAGGGATCAACAAGATGAAAAACGGCAAACGAAGTTTTCTTGTTATTACGCACTATAGCCGTATCTTAGATTACATTAAGCCTGATTATATTCATGTTTTAAAAGATGGCAGGATTATCAAAACTGCCGGGCCTGAACTTGTCGCACAACTCGAGGCCGAGGGATATGAGTCTATCAAGGATGAAAGCAGATGA
- a CDS encoding Fe-S cluster assembly protein SufE, with amino-acid sequence MQEKIARYKADFDLFSTADEKIEYVIDLGKHQPPLEAGEKNSESFIRGCSSNAWLVTQYDHNKIHFRGEGESMMAKGMMTILLDIFDDRTPEEILSFDPLELQTMGITELLSPVRQKGLEAFLNTIYSHAKAYKSASAKEPQNDK; translated from the coding sequence ATGCAGGAAAAAATAGCCCGCTACAAAGCCGATTTTGATCTTTTTTCAACCGCTGATGAAAAAATAGAATATGTTATAGATCTGGGCAAGCATCAACCCCCTCTTGAGGCAGGTGAAAAAAACAGTGAAAGCTTCATAAGGGGGTGCTCCTCAAATGCTTGGCTGGTTACCCAATACGATCACAACAAAATACATTTCCGAGGCGAAGGGGAATCGATGATGGCAAAAGGAATGATGACTATTCTTTTGGATATCTTTGATGATCGCACACCAGAGGAAATACTCTCGTTTGATCCGCTAGAACTTCAAACCATGGGCATCACAGAACTGTTAAGTCCCGTACGCCAAAAAGGACTTGAAGCATTCCTAAATACGATCTACAGTCATGCCAAAGCATACAAATCGGCCTCAGCCAAGGAGCCACAAAATGACAAATGA
- a CDS encoding acetate kinase: protein MKVLVLNAGSSSVKFKLFSIEKWTVLASGIAESIFEPISTVSFASDKEQYRYQEKIDNHTEAITLLVKMLVSHQVVSSLREIAAVGHRVVHGGNLFYEPTLISQEVISQIESLEPLAPLHNHANLEGIRAMQALIGDLPQVAVFDTAFHHTVPPYAYRYALPNFFYDNLGVRRYGFHGTSHHYVAKQTAEAMGKKLETLNIISLHLGNGASACAIREGRSIDTSMGMTPLEGLVMGSRSGDIDPGIIFYLLRHTQLNADEIEKMLNTQSGLKGIVQTNDMRQIEEKIAHEDPLAILAMEIFVYRIVKYIGAYAAILGRLDALVFTGGIGEHSAKTREAVCAKLTLFGAQMDMHLNTQIQNGCRSIHASESKIEIWITPTDEECAIAKETVQVTGRKSKKNQI from the coding sequence ATGAAAGTGCTTGTGCTTAATGCCGGAAGTTCTTCGGTTAAATTTAAACTTTTTTCCATAGAAAAATGGACAGTTCTTGCGTCGGGGATAGCGGAAAGTATTTTTGAGCCTATCTCAACAGTCTCTTTTGCCAGCGATAAAGAACAGTACCGGTATCAAGAAAAGATAGATAATCATACAGAGGCGATCACGCTGCTGGTAAAAATGCTTGTATCGCATCAGGTTGTCTCTTCGCTTAGAGAGATCGCTGCTGTGGGTCATAGAGTAGTGCATGGGGGCAATCTTTTTTATGAACCAACATTGATTTCCCAAGAGGTGATAAGCCAGATCGAATCACTTGAGCCTCTCGCTCCCTTGCATAATCATGCCAATCTTGAAGGCATACGCGCCATGCAGGCACTCATTGGCGATCTGCCTCAAGTAGCCGTGTTTGATACGGCTTTCCATCATACCGTACCCCCTTATGCGTACCGGTATGCACTGCCCAATTTTTTTTACGATAACCTAGGCGTGCGGCGTTATGGATTTCACGGAACGTCGCATCATTATGTTGCCAAGCAGACAGCCGAAGCCATGGGCAAAAAATTAGAAACACTCAATATAATTTCGCTGCATTTGGGTAACGGTGCAAGCGCATGTGCCATCCGGGAGGGCAGAAGCATAGATACCTCCATGGGGATGACTCCTCTTGAGGGATTGGTGATGGGAAGCAGAAGCGGAGATATTGATCCGGGAATTATTTTTTATCTGCTAAGACATACGCAGCTCAATGCCGATGAAATCGAAAAGATGCTCAACACACAAAGCGGACTCAAAGGAATAGTCCAAACCAACGATATGCGCCAGATAGAAGAAAAAATAGCTCATGAAGATCCATTGGCCATACTCGCAATGGAAATTTTTGTTTATCGCATCGTCAAATACATCGGCGCTTATGCCGCCATTTTAGGACGTCTTGATGCGTTGGTATTTACAGGGGGCATAGGTGAACACAGTGCAAAAACAAGAGAAGCTGTTTGTGCGAAACTTACACTTTTTGGCGCACAAATGGATATGCATTTAAATACCCAAATCCAAAATGGATGCAGAAGCATTCATGCATCAGAAAGCAAGATAGAGATTTGGATCACGCCTACAGATGAAGAGTGCGCTATCGCCAAAGAGACAGTTCAGGTCACGGGCCGCAAGAGCAAAAAGAATCAGATCTGA
- a CDS encoding cytochrome C biogenesis protein CcsA gives MKMIKLVSLSLIASSCVFGASSLAEKAKTNGLIAIPEDAKALSKLIDPKGTITDEKVALGKQLYFEPRLSKSGLISCNTCHNLGMGGADGVSAAVGHNWTANPHHLNSPTVYNAVFAQVQFWDGRSPDLEDQAQGPMQAMPEMAAAPSMVEARVNSMPEYVESFKKAYGDDVKVDFKTITATIGIYERTLVTPSRYDDFLNGKSDALSDAEKEGLDTFIDKGCATCHNGVALGGGMQPFPLIGKYKYADVGDFKGDKNGMVKVPTLREVTQTAPYFHNGAIWSLAEAVQEMGRTQLGVEISDEDTNKIITFLKVLEGRKPVIEYPQLPKSTQDTPKPDMN, from the coding sequence ATGAAAATGATAAAACTAGTGAGTTTGTCTTTGATTGCTTCAAGTTGTGTGTTTGGTGCATCTTCGCTTGCGGAAAAAGCTAAAACAAATGGGCTTATAGCTATACCTGAAGACGCCAAAGCCCTATCAAAGCTAATCGACCCCAAAGGAACAATTACAGACGAGAAGGTTGCACTAGGAAAGCAGCTTTATTTTGAACCGCGTCTTTCAAAAAGCGGACTTATTTCTTGCAACACGTGCCATAATCTTGGAATGGGCGGTGCTGATGGCGTAAGTGCAGCAGTAGGACACAATTGGACTGCCAATCCTCATCATCTAAACTCTCCAACTGTTTACAATGCTGTATTTGCACAGGTGCAATTTTGGGACGGAAGAAGCCCTGATTTAGAAGATCAAGCACAAGGCCCCATGCAGGCAATGCCTGAAATGGCAGCAGCTCCATCAATGGTAGAAGCAAGAGTCAACTCAATGCCTGAATATGTCGAATCATTCAAAAAAGCATACGGAGATGATGTCAAAGTCGATTTTAAAACGATCACAGCAACTATCGGGATCTACGAAAGAACCTTAGTCACGCCATCACGCTACGATGACTTCTTAAACGGAAAAAGCGATGCTCTTAGCGACGCAGAAAAAGAAGGCCTTGATACCTTTATAGATAAAGGATGTGCCACTTGCCATAACGGTGTTGCGCTAGGGGGAGGCATGCAGCCTTTTCCTCTGATTGGCAAATATAAATATGCTGATGTAGGAGACTTCAAGGGAGACAAAAACGGTATGGTCAAAGTTCCTACCCTAAGAGAAGTAACCCAAACAGCTCCATACTTTCACAATGGTGCCATCTGGAGTCTAGCTGAAGCTGTTCAGGAAATGGGACGCACGCAGCTGGGCGTAGAGATTTCTGACGAAGATACAAACAAAATCATCACGTTCCTTAAAGTCCTAGAGGGAAGGAAACCGGTTATTGAGTATCCGCAGCTTCCAAAAAGCACACAAGACACTCCAAAACCTGATATGAACTAA
- a CDS encoding phosphate acetyltransferase gives MTATALNSLYIVSKHPKAGSMVVALGMVDFLKRHYGRIAFFRPLVYSIDRDEDTQTIQEWFGLKQSYPEAIGVQIDEAEKLISEDLFDELMAKLLDQYLDLKKRYDFVLCLGLADEHLSSLIDYDINVEIAKNFSTPIVGVFVPQIHEQEEVIEEINLWKYAIKTQNAELFMLFVNRCENPFYKARRESLKNNFSFPVALLPNIKDIDSISVSQIVRDIKADLMFGSREMLYRIIGRIHVAAMSVDHFLTRIKQKDIIVTSADRSDIIFAAILAHHTSSQPSLSAILLCGDFKPAQSVMHLLEDMKPIKIPILYLGYDMFTALEKLQTLTPGLSMQTPNKIATALGIFSSNTSPQELIQKLSRASSGILTPAMFRHQLFERAAKEIKSIVLTETEDDRILMAADILLRRRIVSIILLGTKAEIASRAKILGLDLKGARIIDPEEGALRERLCECYFGLRKHKGVTLQEAFDAMSSKTLFGTMLVHEGMADGMVSGATHTTRETILPALQTIKTKPGFTIVSSCFFMCFDTEVLVYADCAVNPDPDAEQLAQIAIASADTAIKFGLAPCVAMLSYSSGNSGTGTDVEKVRKATEIVRQKRPDLPIEGPIQYDAAVDPAVGANKMPESKVAGHANVFIFPDLNTGNNTYKAVQRSAGAIAIGPILQGLNKPVNDLSRGCSVVDIVNTVALTAVQAQKEEQQ, from the coding sequence ATGACTGCTACTGCACTCAATTCACTCTATATTGTCTCAAAGCATCCAAAAGCAGGGAGCATGGTTGTTGCTCTTGGAATGGTTGATTTTTTAAAACGTCATTATGGGCGTATCGCCTTTTTTCGTCCTTTGGTATACAGCATTGACAGGGATGAAGATACTCAAACCATCCAAGAATGGTTTGGGCTAAAACAGTCCTATCCGGAAGCCATAGGTGTACAGATCGATGAAGCCGAAAAGCTTATTTCCGAGGATTTGTTTGATGAACTGATGGCAAAACTTCTTGATCAATATCTTGATTTGAAAAAACGTTACGATTTTGTTTTGTGTTTGGGGTTGGCGGATGAGCACCTCTCTTCATTGATTGATTATGATATCAATGTGGAGATCGCAAAAAATTTTTCTACCCCTATTGTGGGTGTTTTTGTGCCGCAAATCCATGAACAAGAAGAGGTTATAGAAGAGATCAATTTATGGAAATATGCAATCAAAACACAAAATGCAGAACTTTTTATGCTTTTTGTTAATAGGTGCGAAAATCCTTTTTATAAAGCACGCAGAGAATCACTAAAAAATAATTTTTCGTTTCCTGTTGCTCTTTTGCCCAATATCAAAGATATTGACAGTATTTCGGTTTCACAGATTGTCCGAGATATCAAGGCGGATTTAATGTTTGGGAGCCGGGAGATGCTCTACCGTATCATAGGAAGGATCCATGTTGCCGCGATGAGTGTTGATCATTTTTTAACACGCATCAAGCAAAAAGATATTATCGTCACATCAGCAGACCGTTCGGATATTATTTTTGCAGCGATCTTGGCCCACCATACATCTTCTCAGCCTTCTTTAAGCGCCATACTGCTCTGCGGAGACTTTAAGCCTGCACAGAGCGTGATGCATCTTCTTGAAGATATGAAGCCTATCAAAATCCCAATACTTTATCTTGGGTATGATATGTTTACCGCATTGGAAAAACTTCAGACGCTTACTCCCGGTTTAAGTATGCAAACACCCAATAAGATCGCAACAGCATTGGGAATTTTCAGCAGCAATACATCCCCCCAAGAGCTTATTCAAAAACTTTCCAGGGCTTCATCGGGCATCCTTACCCCGGCGATGTTTAGACATCAGCTTTTTGAGCGTGCCGCCAAAGAAATAAAATCAATCGTCCTAACCGAAACAGAAGACGATCGGATACTGATGGCAGCGGATATACTTTTGCGCCGCAGAATCGTATCGATTATACTTTTGGGAACAAAAGCAGAGATTGCTTCCAGGGCTAAAATCTTAGGTTTGGATCTCAAGGGTGCGAGAATCATTGATCCTGAAGAGGGAGCGCTCAGGGAGAGATTGTGCGAATGTTATTTCGGGCTTAGAAAACACAAAGGTGTGACGCTCCAAGAAGCATTTGACGCTATGAGCAGTAAAACGTTATTTGGAACCATGCTTGTCCATGAAGGAATGGCTGACGGAATGGTCAGCGGCGCCACACATACGACCAGAGAAACGATTTTGCCTGCCCTGCAGACTATCAAAACAAAACCGGGATTTACCATTGTATCAAGTTGTTTTTTTATGTGTTTTGATACTGAGGTCCTGGTGTATGCTGATTGCGCGGTCAATCCTGATCCGGATGCCGAACAATTGGCTCAAATTGCGATCGCTTCGGCCGATACGGCCATAAAGTTTGGTTTGGCTCCTTGCGTGGCAATGCTTTCATATTCCAGCGGAAATTCCGGCACAGGCACAGATGTGGAAAAAGTTCGTAAAGCGACAGAGATAGTGCGGCAAAAACGTCCTGATTTGCCCATTGAGGGACCTATCCAATACGATGCTGCCGTTGATCCTGCGGTGGGAGCAAACAAAATGCCCGAAAGTAAAGTGGCCGGACACGCCAATGTTTTTATCTTTCCTGATCTCAATACCGGAAACAATACCTATAAGGCCGTACAGCGTTCCGCCGGCGCAATTGCCATCGGACCGATTTTGCAGGGACTCAATAAGCCCGTCAATGATCTCAGCCGCGGATGCAGTGTCGTTGACATCGTCAATACGGTTGCACTTACGGCCGTACAGGCGCAAAAAGAGGAACAGCAATGA
- a CDS encoding haloacid dehalogenase, protein MKKSIYITDLDHTFLRTDQSISDFSANVWNEKAKNAILSIATARSFQKSHDFLATLHLDAPMILLDGAMVVTPQKKLIELKLVNKTLGDAVIYEGSRFGIYPFVIALKDMELNEAFLVPAQRNDHQNGVLQNYKNDPRMRVCKKIQAMEMNLKIVYFGNYQTLKPLTEHLQKTFGNELEYKLSPEKYSDGYFLTVLHPEGDKAHALQKIADYMGRNTHEITVFGDSINDIGMFRLAGTSVAVANALDEVKAVADIILPHSNDEDAVAKYLDSLH, encoded by the coding sequence TTGAAAAAATCTATCTACATCACCGACCTTGATCATACTTTTTTACGTACAGACCAAAGCATCAGCGACTTTAGCGCCAATGTGTGGAACGAAAAAGCAAAAAATGCCATATTGTCCATCGCTACGGCCAGAAGCTTTCAAAAATCTCATGACTTTTTGGCCACACTTCATCTGGACGCCCCCATGATACTTCTTGACGGGGCAATGGTTGTCACACCTCAAAAAAAACTTATAGAACTTAAACTCGTCAACAAAACACTGGGCGATGCAGTTATATACGAAGGCAGCCGTTTTGGCATCTACCCTTTTGTAATTGCGCTCAAAGACATGGAGCTCAATGAGGCATTCCTCGTCCCTGCCCAACGCAACGATCATCAAAACGGTGTGCTTCAAAACTACAAAAACGATCCTCGCATGAGAGTATGCAAAAAAATTCAAGCCATGGAGATGAATCTAAAAATTGTCTATTTCGGGAACTATCAAACACTAAAACCTCTCACCGAGCATCTTCAAAAAACTTTTGGCAATGAACTGGAATATAAACTTTCTCCCGAAAAATACAGTGACGGCTATTTTCTTACCGTATTGCATCCTGAAGGCGACAAAGCTCATGCATTGCAAAAAATTGCAGACTATATGGGGCGCAACACTCATGAAATAACCGTTTTTGGAGACAGTATCAATGATATAGGCATGTTTAGACTTGCAGGAACTTCTGTGGCGGTGGCCAATGCGCTTGATGAAGTTAAGGCGGTAGCAGATATCATCCTGCCCCACTCCAATGATGAAGATGCAGTAGCAAAATATCTGGACAGTCTTCATTGA